The Propionibacterium freudenreichii subsp. freudenreichii genome contains a region encoding:
- a CDS encoding MFS transporter, with translation MNFWRKDLSLLREPGVGLLFAGRTLNTLGMSFAPVALSFGILGLPGGSASLLSIVLAAESIPLVLFLLVGGALADRLPCQRVIMASQVLASVSYTALASLIALGVANAYALCAAAVLSGVGAAMGFPAFTGLIPQIVAPDRLQTGNALLSFGAAVARIAGVVAGGVVTAVIGGAGGLGVSALMYALTAATAVRLHPRYNTGARDVVPGLVSDMKEGWREFVSREWLWVVVAAWSLLNMCFNAAHAVLGPVIAKERLGGAEPWSWVLAAESVGEVIAVFVAMRWRPRHPLLKPLIITMIAMPAPFTMLGLSAPLWAIIVASAPMGLAFMVFDAMGSFMLGPVGLLIAGPLAAHVGAAPATFGCGVLMFLIAGVALFSRDVRTLEWSEATSGPDRTPELVSTPVEVTVSA, from the coding sequence GTGAATTTTTGGCGAAAAGACCTCTCCCTGCTGCGTGAACCGGGCGTGGGCTTGCTGTTCGCCGGACGCACCCTCAACACGCTCGGCATGTCATTTGCGCCCGTCGCGCTGTCCTTCGGCATCCTCGGACTGCCCGGCGGTTCGGCCTCGCTGCTGTCCATCGTGTTGGCCGCGGAGTCGATTCCGCTGGTGCTCTTCCTGCTCGTCGGCGGTGCCCTGGCCGATCGCCTGCCGTGTCAGCGCGTGATCATGGCCAGCCAAGTCCTGGCATCCGTGTCGTACACCGCGCTGGCGAGCCTCATCGCCCTGGGCGTGGCCAATGCCTATGCGCTGTGTGCGGCCGCCGTGTTGTCGGGCGTCGGCGCAGCCATGGGGTTCCCCGCCTTCACCGGGCTCATCCCGCAGATCGTGGCACCCGACCGGTTGCAGACCGGCAACGCCCTGCTGTCCTTCGGTGCCGCCGTCGCGCGGATCGCCGGCGTGGTGGCCGGTGGCGTGGTCACGGCCGTGATCGGCGGAGCTGGTGGCCTGGGCGTCAGCGCACTGATGTACGCGTTGACCGCCGCCACCGCGGTGCGCCTGCACCCGCGCTACAACACCGGTGCCCGTGACGTGGTGCCGGGGCTGGTCAGCGACATGAAGGAGGGGTGGCGCGAGTTCGTCAGCCGGGAGTGGCTGTGGGTGGTCGTGGCCGCCTGGTCGCTGCTGAACATGTGCTTCAACGCGGCCCATGCCGTGCTGGGCCCGGTGATCGCCAAGGAACGACTTGGTGGGGCCGAACCGTGGTCGTGGGTGCTCGCCGCCGAGTCGGTCGGTGAGGTGATCGCGGTGTTCGTGGCGATGCGTTGGCGTCCGCGCCATCCGCTGCTCAAGCCCCTGATCATCACCATGATCGCCATGCCGGCACCCTTCACGATGCTCGGCCTGTCGGCACCGCTGTGGGCAATCATCGTGGCGTCCGCGCCGATGGGCCTGGCCTTCATGGTGTTCGACGCGATGGGATCGTTCATGCTCGGCCCGGTCGGACTGCTGATCGCCGGACCCCTGGCGGCCCATGTCGGGGCCGCCCCGGCCACCTTCGGTTGTGGCGTGTTGATGTTCCTCATCGCCGGCGTGGCCCTGTTCTCCCGTGATGTGCGCACCCTGGAGTGGAGCGAAGCGACCTCCGGGCCCGACCGCACCCCCGAGCTGGTCTCCACGCCGGTGGAGGTCACGGTCTCTGCCTGA
- a CDS encoding C1 family peptidase, whose product MSENTDRAKTPTTKPKGAAAQPTGQPSQADELLATTAVEGSLAALDEARVLDPSWADTAAKDFLGHSAARVMGNAVATTDVEKLSLDRTVVTSIDSSMSDLIKDAAITDQKRSGRCWAFAGLNVLRAAAIKQLEVPDFEFSQNFIFFYSKLEKANWFLAQMIADADRRLDDREVAELLASPIGDGGWWPEFTFLVSKYGLVPKYAMPDTDSAANSAAMNKHLSELLRRATLRLRRAIEMDDDPDAVRLETMDAAFRMLATHLGVPPTEFVWQYRNKDGDFTRVGTLTPREFAEKYMPDPDVWAVVAHDPRPEISLHTLYGIDRSNRAVGARTANHVTAELEVLKDAAIAAVKAGQPVWFACDVKAQFDKDLGVWDAHLHDYEGVYGVDLAMDKAERLTTRSSAPTHAMCLTGVDLVDGEPRRWRVENSWGDTVGEKGYWTMNDSWFDEYVYQVVVPVTDLPEDVRAALDTEPTILPSWDPLA is encoded by the coding sequence ATGAGCGAGAACACCGATCGGGCGAAGACGCCCACCACCAAGCCGAAGGGCGCCGCAGCCCAGCCGACCGGGCAGCCGTCGCAGGCCGACGAATTGCTGGCCACCACTGCGGTGGAGGGCTCACTGGCCGCCCTCGATGAGGCCCGCGTGCTCGATCCGTCATGGGCCGACACGGCCGCCAAGGACTTCCTGGGGCACAGCGCGGCCCGCGTGATGGGCAATGCCGTGGCCACCACGGACGTGGAGAAGCTCTCGCTCGATCGCACGGTGGTCACCTCGATCGATTCGTCGATGAGCGATCTCATCAAGGACGCGGCGATCACCGACCAGAAGCGCTCCGGACGGTGCTGGGCGTTCGCCGGACTCAATGTGTTGCGCGCCGCGGCCATCAAGCAACTGGAGGTGCCCGACTTCGAGTTCAGCCAGAACTTCATCTTCTTCTACTCGAAGCTCGAGAAGGCCAACTGGTTCCTGGCCCAGATGATCGCCGACGCGGATCGTCGCCTCGACGACCGCGAGGTGGCCGAACTGCTCGCGTCGCCGATCGGTGACGGGGGCTGGTGGCCCGAGTTCACCTTCCTGGTGTCCAAGTACGGCCTGGTGCCCAAGTACGCGATGCCCGACACCGACTCGGCCGCGAATTCGGCGGCGATGAACAAGCACCTCTCGGAGCTCCTGCGGCGCGCGACCCTGCGCCTGCGCCGGGCGATTGAGATGGACGATGATCCCGATGCCGTGCGCCTGGAGACGATGGATGCCGCCTTCCGCATGCTGGCCACCCACCTCGGCGTACCGCCCACCGAGTTCGTCTGGCAGTACCGCAACAAGGACGGCGACTTCACCCGCGTCGGCACGCTCACCCCGCGGGAGTTCGCCGAGAAGTACATGCCCGATCCCGATGTGTGGGCGGTGGTCGCGCATGATCCGCGTCCCGAGATCAGCCTTCACACGCTGTACGGCATCGACCGCAGCAATCGTGCGGTGGGGGCCCGCACCGCCAACCACGTGACCGCCGAGCTCGAAGTGCTCAAGGACGCTGCCATCGCCGCTGTGAAGGCCGGCCAGCCGGTGTGGTTCGCCTGCGATGTGAAGGCCCAGTTCGACAAGGACCTGGGCGTGTGGGACGCCCACCTGCACGACTACGAGGGCGTCTACGGCGTGGACCTGGCCATGGACAAGGCCGAGCGGCTCACCACGCGCAGTTCGGCCCCCACGCACGCCATGTGCCTGACCGGCGTCGACCTGGTGGACGGCGAGCCGCGTCGCTGGCGCGTCGAGAACTCGTGGGGCGACACCGTGGGCGAGAAAGGCTACTGGACGATGAACGACTCCTGGTTCGACGAATACGTCTACCAGGTGGTCGTGCCGGTCACCGACCTGCCGGAGGATGTGCGCGCAGCGCTCGACACCGAACCGACGATCCTGCCGAGCTGGGATCCCCTTGCCTGA
- a CDS encoding NUDIX hydrolase: MITPTLTTLAFILSPDRRQVLMVHRIARSDDDQLGKYNGLGGKVERYEDVVAGMRRELREEAHLEVDSMQLRGTVSWPGFNPDGSDQFGFIFLVDAWHGDIPEANEEGPLGWQPIDALGELPMWEGDRYFVPLVFDSGISQFHAVIPYEDGHPTSASWSVL; encoded by the coding sequence ATGATCACGCCCACGCTCACCACCCTGGCGTTCATCCTGAGCCCCGATCGGCGTCAGGTGCTGATGGTGCATCGCATCGCCCGCTCGGACGATGACCAGCTGGGCAAGTACAACGGGCTCGGCGGCAAGGTCGAGCGCTATGAGGACGTGGTGGCCGGCATGCGCCGCGAGCTGCGCGAGGAGGCCCATCTCGAGGTCGACTCGATGCAGCTGCGCGGCACGGTCAGCTGGCCCGGGTTCAATCCAGACGGCTCCGACCAATTCGGGTTCATCTTCCTGGTCGATGCTTGGCACGGTGACATCCCCGAGGCCAACGAGGAGGGTCCGCTGGGCTGGCAGCCCATCGACGCCCTGGGGGAACTGCCGATGTGGGAGGGGGACCGCTATTTCGTGCCCCTGGTCTTCGATTCGGGCATCAGCCAGTTCCATGCGGTGATCCCCTACGAGGACGGGCACCCCACCTCGGCCAGCTGGTCGGTGCTGTAG
- a CDS encoding class I SAM-dependent methyltransferase, which translates to MDLHTAQLLTSPEGERALTLATGLPDPDSLGAGERMRREFAPELAAAALSQMGLRRRARAKLGPRADLLLWTSDGVEQATRASVSAWRARRLVSAGITTVLDIGCGAGADALAFLDAGLSVTGVEIDPATALLARHNLSTADAGADDPPGPAAAGGPRRPGPRAVVIAGDGVELAPGLIQGATRRVCVYLDPARRTSRGRSWRVDDLSPGWPFVEAQLRADHATCVKLGPGFPRELLPDDVAAIWVSDHGDLVECGLWHLPGDGAPDVPDPGAPGGTGRIAVPGSRSAVLLPSGVQAWADPGAPDFEVRAPGRYLYEPDPAVSRAGASRALAIQPAATGSSGTRQPGGAPVHIWRLAPGVGYLSGDEPIATPLATTFEVLEVIDHHLPALRAWVKAHRIGTLEIKKRAVEIDPAALRKKLHPKGPNAATLLLTPTTNGLAALVVQRLRDSRAKP; encoded by the coding sequence GTGGACTTGCACACTGCCCAGCTGCTGACCTCCCCGGAGGGCGAGCGCGCGCTCACCCTCGCCACCGGGCTGCCCGATCCGGATTCGTTGGGGGCCGGTGAGCGGATGCGCCGCGAGTTCGCGCCCGAGCTGGCGGCCGCCGCGCTCAGCCAGATGGGGCTGCGGCGACGGGCCCGGGCCAAGCTGGGACCCCGCGCCGACCTGCTGTTGTGGACCAGCGATGGCGTGGAGCAGGCCACCAGGGCATCGGTGTCGGCTTGGCGTGCCCGCCGCTTGGTGTCCGCCGGCATCACCACCGTGCTCGACATCGGCTGCGGAGCCGGTGCCGATGCCCTGGCCTTCCTCGACGCCGGGCTGTCAGTGACCGGGGTGGAGATAGACCCCGCCACCGCCCTGCTGGCCCGGCACAACCTGTCGACTGCGGATGCCGGCGCCGACGATCCACCCGGCCCCGCGGCCGCCGGTGGCCCCAGGCGTCCCGGCCCACGGGCCGTGGTGATCGCCGGTGATGGTGTGGAGTTGGCGCCCGGCCTCATCCAGGGCGCCACCAGACGGGTCTGCGTCTACCTCGACCCGGCCCGGCGTACCTCCCGGGGACGCAGCTGGCGGGTCGACGACCTCAGCCCGGGGTGGCCGTTCGTCGAGGCGCAACTGCGGGCCGACCACGCCACCTGCGTGAAACTCGGTCCGGGATTCCCCCGCGAGCTGTTGCCCGATGACGTCGCCGCCATCTGGGTCAGCGACCACGGCGACCTGGTGGAATGCGGGCTGTGGCACCTGCCGGGGGATGGTGCACCCGACGTCCCGGACCCCGGCGCCCCCGGCGGCACCGGGCGCATCGCGGTGCCGGGTTCACGCTCGGCGGTGTTGTTGCCCTCCGGCGTGCAGGCGTGGGCCGACCCCGGGGCCCCCGACTTCGAGGTCCGCGCGCCCGGACGCTATCTCTACGAGCCCGACCCGGCCGTGAGCCGGGCCGGCGCCTCCCGGGCGCTCGCGATCCAACCGGCGGCAACCGGGTCGTCGGGCACCCGCCAACCGGGCGGTGCACCGGTGCACATCTGGCGCCTGGCACCCGGCGTCGGCTATCTGTCCGGCGATGAGCCCATCGCCACCCCGCTGGCCACCACCTTCGAGGTGCTCGAGGTGATCGACCACCATCTGCCGGCACTGCGGGCATGGGTGAAGGCCCATCGAATTGGCACACTCGAGATCAAGAAGCGGGCCGTCGAAATCGACCCCGCCGCGCTGCGCAAGAAGTTGCATCCAAAAGGTCCGAATGCCGCAACTCTGCTGCTCACCCCCACCACGAATGGGCTGGCCGCACTGGTGGTGCAAAGGCTGCGTGACAGCCGCGCAAAACCCTGA
- the tsaE gene encoding tRNA (adenosine(37)-N6)-threonylcarbamoyltransferase complex ATPase subunit type 1 TsaE, translating to MTTDEVQLRLAGIDDAPDLLAIIRSAFGVRRPASTPPAAMSDSTESVRRRIAAGAGVIAAVNGEDAGCLLLGFEPDQVLTMSRVSVLPTHQHEGIAAAMARAAAEYGADLGFRRVELMARADFPELVTWWQLHGFEVDREVPGGFILGAGLPVSITVPTPEDMRRLGELLAGHLRGGDLLVANGELGAGKTTLAQGLGAGLRVDGPVISPTFVLARNHHSSVGGPDLVHVDAYRMGSAAELEDIDLDSSMADSVTLVEWGAGLAEGLADDRLDIDIVRSADPADDTRVVYLRGHGARWATEDLYPLRESFVPGTAPHRSAPHVADQSEETE from the coding sequence GTGACCACTGACGAGGTACAGCTGAGGCTGGCAGGCATTGACGATGCGCCGGACCTCCTGGCCATCATCCGCAGCGCCTTCGGCGTGCGCCGTCCCGCGTCCACGCCGCCCGCCGCGATGAGTGATTCCACCGAGTCGGTGCGACGGCGCATTGCCGCGGGTGCCGGTGTGATCGCCGCGGTGAACGGCGAGGATGCCGGGTGCCTGTTGCTGGGCTTCGAGCCCGACCAGGTGCTGACGATGTCGCGGGTGAGCGTGCTGCCCACCCACCAGCATGAGGGCATTGCCGCCGCCATGGCCCGCGCAGCGGCCGAATACGGGGCCGACCTCGGTTTCCGACGCGTGGAGCTGATGGCCCGCGCCGACTTTCCCGAGCTGGTCACCTGGTGGCAGCTGCACGGCTTCGAGGTCGATCGCGAGGTGCCCGGCGGATTCATCCTGGGTGCCGGGCTGCCGGTCAGCATCACGGTGCCCACACCCGAGGACATGCGTCGGCTGGGGGAGCTGCTCGCCGGCCACCTGCGCGGGGGCGACCTGCTCGTGGCCAATGGGGAACTCGGGGCGGGCAAGACCACGCTCGCCCAGGGGCTCGGTGCCGGGCTGCGCGTCGACGGCCCGGTGATCTCACCGACCTTCGTGCTGGCCCGCAACCACCATTCGTCGGTGGGCGGGCCCGACCTGGTACACGTGGACGCCTATCGGATGGGCTCGGCGGCCGAGCTGGAGGACATCGACCTCGATTCGTCGATGGCCGATTCGGTGACGCTGGTCGAATGGGGTGCGGGCCTGGCCGAGGGACTGGCCGACGACCGCCTCGACATCGACATCGTGCGCAGCGCCGACCCTGCGGACGACACTCGCGTGGTCTACCTGCGCGGCCACGGTGCCCGCTGGGCCACCGAAGACCTCTATCCACTGCGCGAATCCTTCGTGCCGGGCACCGCCCCGCACCGCTCCGCGCCACATGTTGCAGACCAGTCCGAGGAGACCGAATGA
- the bluB gene encoding 5,6-dimethylbenzimidazole synthase: protein MSDEARDPETTNPADEPLPGDHLFERPVPNVGDDSSVNERDRDVSGWAFDQATQAALDRVIGARRDIRRFRPDPVSDELVREVLNAGHGGPSVGQSQPWRFIIVKDRRTRERAALMSDRERMRQSRQLTAERSQRLLDLQLEGIREAPLGIVVACDRRAPAAGVLGRNTFHDADMWSCAAAIENMWLTARALGLGMGWVTLMQPDELAGLLNLPEGVTTLGWLCLGWPNERPPYPGLERRAWSHKLPLDQVVMTDRWPDNGPEPPVSALAGMAPAEPVESLITRPIPDDPSSVLWSDVHAPSPQQVVDARDKGEKLLTPPGSLGKLDQALDRLVAASGDQVTGGTLVLVGADHPLNAHKVSAFDQSVSRQVMEAALEGRAVGVVTARSAGLDVMVVDAGIDGGPVAGCELARPEDVRGDLVNTSAMTTADVRRLVTRGRELGARAAQRGVVCLGEIGIGNTTIASALACVFTGITPEQAAGIGAGSDAKMVEHKAEVLRAIFARTDITALRADPALALAEVGGPEFAVLAGVILGAVEAGSTVVLDGLAGSVPALAVVEVNPAVQSYLIAGQVSREFAHGAVLTRLGLEPLVSLRLRAGEGVGACLATQMLFTGLAVRRQSGRTEE, encoded by the coding sequence ATGAGTGATGAGGCGCGTGATCCCGAGACGACAAACCCCGCTGACGAGCCCTTGCCGGGCGACCACCTGTTCGAACGTCCCGTCCCGAATGTGGGCGACGACTCATCGGTCAACGAGCGCGACCGTGATGTGAGTGGTTGGGCCTTCGACCAGGCCACCCAGGCGGCCCTCGACCGGGTGATCGGTGCCCGTCGCGATATTCGCCGCTTCCGTCCCGACCCCGTGTCGGACGAGCTGGTGCGCGAGGTGCTCAATGCGGGCCATGGTGGCCCCAGCGTCGGTCAGTCGCAGCCCTGGCGCTTCATCATCGTCAAGGATCGTCGCACTCGCGAGCGTGCCGCGCTGATGTCGGATCGTGAGCGGATGCGCCAGTCGCGTCAGCTCACCGCCGAACGCTCCCAGCGGCTCCTCGACCTGCAGCTCGAGGGCATCCGGGAGGCGCCCCTGGGCATCGTGGTGGCCTGCGATCGTCGCGCCCCCGCTGCCGGGGTGCTGGGCCGCAACACCTTCCACGACGCCGACATGTGGAGCTGCGCGGCGGCCATCGAGAACATGTGGCTCACGGCCCGTGCGCTGGGACTCGGCATGGGCTGGGTCACGCTGATGCAGCCCGACGAGCTGGCCGGCCTGCTGAACCTCCCCGAGGGCGTCACGACGCTCGGCTGGCTGTGCCTGGGCTGGCCCAACGAACGTCCGCCCTACCCGGGGCTGGAGCGGCGTGCCTGGTCGCACAAGCTGCCCCTCGACCAGGTGGTGATGACCGACCGCTGGCCCGACAACGGCCCCGAGCCGCCGGTGTCCGCCCTGGCCGGCATGGCCCCGGCCGAGCCGGTGGAATCACTGATCACCCGGCCCATCCCCGACGATCCCAGCTCGGTGCTGTGGTCCGATGTGCACGCGCCCAGCCCCCAACAGGTGGTGGATGCGCGCGACAAGGGCGAGAAGCTGCTCACCCCACCCGGATCGCTCGGCAAGCTCGACCAGGCACTTGACCGCCTGGTGGCTGCCAGCGGCGACCAGGTCACCGGCGGCACCCTGGTGCTCGTGGGTGCCGACCACCCGCTGAACGCTCACAAGGTGTCGGCCTTCGACCAGTCAGTCAGCCGTCAGGTGATGGAGGCCGCGTTGGAAGGACGCGCCGTGGGCGTGGTCACCGCTCGCAGCGCCGGACTCGACGTGATGGTGGTCGACGCCGGCATCGACGGCGGCCCGGTCGCTGGTTGCGAACTGGCCCGTCCCGAGGACGTGCGTGGCGACCTGGTGAACACCTCGGCCATGACCACCGCCGATGTGCGTCGCCTGGTGACCCGGGGACGTGAACTCGGTGCCCGCGCCGCGCAGCGCGGTGTGGTCTGTCTGGGCGAGATCGGCATCGGCAACACCACGATCGCCTCCGCGCTGGCATGCGTGTTCACCGGCATCACACCCGAGCAGGCCGCTGGGATCGGTGCCGGCTCCGACGCCAAGATGGTGGAGCACAAGGCCGAGGTGCTGCGCGCGATCTTCGCCCGCACCGACATCACCGCGCTGCGTGCCGATCCGGCCCTCGCGCTGGCGGAGGTTGGCGGCCCCGAATTCGCCGTGCTCGCCGGCGTCATCCTGGGTGCCGTGGAGGCCGGCTCCACCGTCGTGCTCGACGGGCTGGCGGGCAGCGTGCCGGCCCTGGCCGTGGTCGAGGTGAACCCGGCCGTGCAGTCCTATCTCATCGCGGGGCAGGTCAGCCGCGAGTTCGCCCATGGCGCGGTGCTCACCCGCCTGGGCCTGGAACCGCTGGTCAGCCTGCGCTTGCGCGCCGGTGAGGGAGTGGGGGCCTGCCTGGCCACCCAGATGCTGTTCACCGGACTGGCCGTGCGTCGCCAGTCCGGGCGCACCGAGGAGTAG
- a CDS encoding GNAT family N-acetyltransferase encodes MTAAPAEPPDDAELVEVGAGDLPELVALEFEGFLGHERWSEASWRAEVCRDNQCAFGLRVDGRLVGAALVSAWAPDAELLRIIVAHAHRRRHFAARLLDAATAWATSRGATRMLLEVRDDNLGALALYQRGGFVRMSERRNYYGPHATALVLVHTLEPGVTGAPGDATRKDTP; translated from the coding sequence ATGACCGCCGCGCCCGCCGAGCCCCCGGATGATGCCGAGCTGGTCGAGGTCGGGGCGGGGGACCTCCCCGAGCTGGTGGCCCTGGAGTTCGAGGGCTTCCTGGGCCATGAGCGCTGGAGCGAGGCCTCCTGGCGTGCCGAGGTGTGCCGCGACAACCAGTGTGCCTTCGGGCTGCGCGTCGACGGACGACTCGTCGGTGCCGCCCTGGTGAGCGCCTGGGCGCCTGATGCGGAACTGTTGCGGATCATCGTGGCCCACGCCCACCGGCGTCGGCACTTCGCGGCGCGCCTGCTGGACGCCGCCACCGCATGGGCAACCAGCCGCGGGGCCACCCGGATGCTGCTCGAGGTGCGCGACGACAACCTCGGCGCGCTGGCCCTGTACCAGCGGGGCGGCTTCGTGCGCATGTCTGAACGTCGCAACTACTACGGGCCCCATGCCACCGCGCTGGTGCTCGTCCACACGCTTGAACCCGGCGTCACCGGAGCACCCGGCGACGCCACCAGGAAGGACACGCCATGA
- the tsaB gene encoding tRNA (adenosine(37)-N6)-threonylcarbamoyltransferase complex dimerization subunit type 1 TsaB: MTTWTLCIDTSTDVCAGLARDSEVVASAHVGDNHSHVELLMPTIMGLLADAGIGLSRVDRVGVGSGPGPFTGLRVGMATAFTLEVAGNKPVKGVCSLDVMAAQWRATAPAPDEFVIASDARRKELYWARYDQTGRRGEPQVTLPTALPDLPIAGPGVAVFAELLTSRMPAGAPTSIDAGFMAAHLSQLPDAGREPMYLREPDAKPPSARKSALAGSHRRLGPAVRRTP, from the coding sequence ATGACCACGTGGACCCTGTGTATCGACACCTCCACCGACGTGTGCGCCGGGCTGGCCCGGGACTCCGAGGTGGTGGCCAGTGCCCATGTGGGTGACAACCACTCCCATGTGGAACTGTTGATGCCCACCATCATGGGCCTGTTGGCCGACGCCGGCATCGGCCTGTCGCGGGTCGATCGCGTGGGCGTGGGTTCGGGGCCGGGACCCTTCACCGGCCTGCGCGTGGGCATGGCCACCGCCTTCACCCTCGAGGTGGCCGGCAACAAGCCGGTCAAGGGCGTGTGCAGCCTCGACGTGATGGCCGCGCAATGGCGCGCCACCGCCCCGGCACCCGACGAATTCGTGATCGCCTCCGATGCGCGCCGCAAGGAGCTCTACTGGGCCCGCTACGACCAGACGGGTCGCAGGGGAGAGCCCCAGGTCACCCTTCCGACCGCCCTGCCCGACCTGCCGATCGCCGGACCGGGCGTCGCCGTGTTCGCAGAACTGCTGACGTCGCGGATGCCGGCCGGTGCACCCACCTCGATCGATGCCGGCTTCATGGCCGCGCACCTGTCGCAGCTGCCCGATGCCGGTCGCGAGCCGATGTACCTGCGCGAACCCGATGCGAAGCCGCCGTCGGCCCGCAAGTCGGCGCTGGCGGGCAGCCATCGCCGCCTGGGCCCGGCCGTCCGAAGGACGCCATGA
- a CDS encoding ABC transporter permease: MGDFIASRWTDIVFRSYQHASLVTQSVFIATVIAIALAVLVTSIPKLEPIANTISTIGLTIPSFALLGILIPLAGIGAVTSMILVAFYAVLPILRNATVGLLGVDKTLIESAVGMGMKPWTIFWRVRLPLAWPIILTGLRVSTQMSMGIAAVAAYALGPGLGSYIFTGLAQIGGKNALNYALVGTIGIVVIALVADAVLVLIGRLSISKGIRA; encoded by the coding sequence ATGGGTGATTTCATTGCCTCGCGGTGGACGGACATCGTCTTCCGCAGCTATCAACATGCGTCCCTGGTGACCCAATCGGTGTTCATTGCCACCGTCATCGCCATCGCCCTCGCGGTGCTCGTCACGAGCATCCCCAAACTGGAGCCGATTGCCAATACCATCTCGACGATCGGCCTGACCATTCCGTCGTTCGCGCTGCTCGGAATTCTCATTCCGCTGGCCGGAATCGGCGCTGTGACCTCGATGATCCTGGTCGCCTTCTATGCGGTGCTCCCGATTCTGCGAAATGCCACGGTGGGCCTGTTGGGGGTGGACAAGACGCTCATTGAGTCCGCCGTGGGAATGGGGATGAAACCCTGGACCATCTTCTGGCGGGTGCGCCTGCCGCTGGCCTGGCCCATCATCCTCACCGGTCTGCGCGTCTCCACCCAGATGTCCATGGGCATCGCCGCGGTGGCCGCCTACGCCCTGGGCCCCGGCCTGGGCTCCTATATCTTCACCGGCCTGGCCCAGATCGGCGGCAAGAACGCCTTGAACTACGCCCTGGTCGGCACCATCGGCATCGTCGTCATCGCCCTGGTGGCGGATGCCGTCCTGGTGCTCATCGGCCGTCTGTCCATCTCGAAAGGAATCCGCGCATGA
- the tsaD gene encoding tRNA (adenosine(37)-N6)-threonylcarbamoyltransferase complex transferase subunit TsaD, with amino-acid sequence MSEPLVLGIESSCDETSVGIVRGEHLLANEVASSVELHARFGGVVPEVASRAHLEAIGPTLRRAIETADIDLSELDAVSVTAGPGLMGSLVVGVAAAKALAACLNKPLYGLNHLVGHVAVDLLDHPDDEPARPIAKPCLALLVSGGHTQLLKVDDITGGITEVGTTIDDAAGEAYDKVARLLGLPYPGGPVIDRAAQQGDPKAIRFPRGLTAGHDMVKHRFDFSFSGLKTAVARWVETRRLSGDEVPLNDVAASFQEAVADVITAKAVAAAQFHGITHMIIGGGVAANSRLRGLLAARTASAGIELRRPRPALCTDNGAMIACLGAQVVKAGLAPSGLTIAANSGLPVETVVLPPAA; translated from the coding sequence ATGAGCGAGCCATTGGTGCTGGGCATCGAATCCAGCTGTGACGAAACCAGCGTCGGCATCGTGCGGGGGGAACACCTGCTGGCCAATGAGGTGGCCAGTTCGGTGGAACTGCACGCCCGCTTCGGTGGCGTGGTGCCCGAGGTGGCCTCGCGGGCACACCTCGAAGCGATCGGCCCCACCCTGCGACGCGCCATCGAGACCGCCGACATCGACCTTTCCGAGCTCGACGCCGTCTCGGTGACCGCCGGGCCCGGACTGATGGGCTCCCTGGTGGTGGGCGTGGCGGCCGCCAAGGCGCTGGCCGCCTGCCTGAACAAGCCACTGTACGGGCTCAACCACCTGGTGGGCCATGTGGCGGTCGACCTGCTCGACCATCCGGACGACGAGCCGGCACGTCCGATCGCCAAGCCCTGCCTAGCGCTGCTGGTCAGCGGTGGGCACACCCAGCTGCTCAAGGTGGACGACATCACCGGCGGAATTACCGAGGTGGGCACCACGATTGACGATGCCGCGGGGGAGGCCTATGACAAGGTGGCGCGCCTGCTGGGATTGCCCTATCCCGGCGGCCCGGTGATCGACAGGGCCGCCCAGCAGGGTGATCCGAAGGCCATCCGCTTCCCGCGGGGCCTCACCGCCGGTCATGACATGGTCAAGCATCGCTTCGACTTCAGCTTCTCGGGCCTCAAGACCGCCGTGGCCCGTTGGGTGGAGACCCGGCGCCTGTCCGGGGACGAGGTGCCCCTCAACGACGTGGCCGCCAGCTTCCAGGAGGCGGTGGCCGATGTGATCACCGCCAAGGCGGTGGCGGCGGCGCAGTTCCACGGCATCACCCACATGATCATCGGTGGGGGCGTGGCGGCCAACTCGCGCCTGCGGGGCCTGCTGGCGGCCCGCACCGCGTCGGCAGGCATTGAGCTGCGGCGTCCCCGTCCGGCCCTGTGCACCGACAACGGGGCCATGATCGCCTGTCTGGGCGCGCAGGTGGTGAAGGCCGGCCTGGCCCCCAGCGGGCTGACGATCGCCGCCAATTCCGGTTTGCCGGTCGAGACCGTGGTCCTGCCGCCCGCTGCCTGA